Proteins encoded together in one Variovorax paradoxus EPS window:
- the pqqC gene encoding pyrroloquinoline-quinone synthase PqqC — MTQQQQQQDAWSPQVFEANLRAMESRYHSHHPFNRRLNAGELQPFQVRGWVANRFYYQCRIPVKDAAILSNCDDRATRRRWVVRMLDHDGHDGHEGANAGGIEIWTRLGIATGLQRETLESHALVLPGVRFAVDAYVNFARTAPWQEAVISSLTEMFAPRIHKDRLAGWPTHYPWIDTSGLDYFRSRIPLADRDVEHGLEVAMQWCITRERQERALQILGFKLDILWAMLDAIERAYPDDLAKEQQP, encoded by the coding sequence GTGACGCAACAACAGCAGCAACAGGACGCGTGGTCCCCGCAGGTCTTCGAAGCGAACCTGCGCGCCATGGAGTCGCGCTACCACAGCCATCACCCGTTCAACCGCCGGCTCAACGCGGGCGAACTGCAGCCGTTCCAGGTGCGCGGCTGGGTGGCGAACCGCTTCTATTACCAGTGCCGCATTCCGGTGAAGGACGCGGCCATCCTCTCCAACTGCGACGACCGCGCGACGCGCCGGCGCTGGGTGGTGCGCATGCTCGACCACGACGGGCATGACGGCCACGAAGGCGCCAACGCGGGCGGCATCGAGATCTGGACGCGCCTGGGCATCGCCACCGGCCTCCAGCGCGAGACGCTCGAATCGCACGCGCTGGTGCTGCCCGGCGTGCGCTTCGCGGTCGATGCCTACGTCAACTTCGCGCGCACCGCGCCGTGGCAGGAGGCGGTGATCTCCTCGCTCACCGAGATGTTCGCGCCGCGCATCCACAAGGACCGGCTCGCGGGCTGGCCCACGCACTATCCGTGGATCGACACCTCGGGCCTCGACTACTTCCGCAGCCGCATCCCGCTGGCCGACCGCGACGTCGAGCACGGCCTGGAGGTCGCGATGCAGTGGTGCATCACGCGCGAGCGGCAGGAGCGTGCGCTGCAGATCCTGGGCTTCAAGCTCGACATCCTCTGGGCCATGCTCGACGCCATCGAGCGCGCCTATCCCGACGATCTTGCGAAAGAGCAGCAGCCATGA
- a CDS encoding TRAP transporter substrate-binding protein, translating into MRTLYRSLATAGLALALVVPALAQAQQDRVIRFGHLNNADHPVSFGVKRFAELLSAKSGGKMKVQEFPASQLGNEMQQQSALQGGVQQMSAPATTSLAGIVKEFGLVDFPFSVNSFAQADALLDGPLGQALIAKLPEKGLVALGYWDLGFRNVTNSKRPITKPEDLEGLKIRVIPNPVFLETFKAFKANPVPMPFAELYGALEAKAVDGQENPYAVILSNKFYEVQKFVSATNHVYAANIVLVSKKFWDSLTPAEQKMMNDAANEARGYQRQVSRAAAQKAVGDLQAKGAQFNELTPAEQARMRTVAKPVIDKFAAQYDPAIVKIYNDELARIRKE; encoded by the coding sequence TTGAGAACGCTTTACCGCTCGCTGGCCACCGCAGGCCTCGCCCTCGCACTGGTCGTTCCCGCTCTCGCGCAGGCGCAGCAGGATCGCGTGATCCGCTTCGGCCATCTGAACAACGCCGACCATCCCGTGAGCTTCGGCGTCAAGCGATTCGCCGAACTGCTCTCGGCCAAGAGCGGCGGCAAGATGAAGGTCCAGGAGTTCCCCGCCTCCCAACTGGGCAACGAGATGCAGCAGCAGTCGGCCCTGCAGGGCGGCGTGCAGCAGATGTCGGCACCGGCCACCACTTCGCTCGCAGGCATCGTCAAGGAGTTCGGGCTTGTCGACTTTCCCTTCTCGGTGAACTCCTTCGCGCAAGCCGATGCATTGCTCGATGGGCCGCTCGGCCAAGCCCTCATCGCCAAGCTGCCCGAGAAAGGCCTCGTCGCTCTCGGCTACTGGGACTTGGGCTTTCGCAACGTCACCAACAGCAAGCGCCCCATCACCAAGCCCGAAGACCTCGAAGGCCTGAAGATCCGCGTGATCCCCAACCCGGTGTTTCTTGAAACCTTCAAAGCCTTCAAGGCCAACCCGGTGCCGATGCCCTTTGCGGAGCTGTATGGCGCGCTCGAAGCGAAGGCGGTGGACGGTCAAGAGAACCCCTATGCCGTGATCCTCTCGAACAAGTTCTACGAAGTGCAGAAGTTCGTCAGCGCCACGAACCATGTCTACGCGGCCAACATCGTGCTGGTGAGCAAGAAATTCTGGGACTCGCTCACGCCGGCCGAGCAGAAGATGATGAACGACGCGGCCAATGAAGCGCGCGGTTATCAACGGCAAGTCAGCCGCGCCGCTGCGCAGAAGGCCGTCGGCGACCTTCAGGCCAAGGGCGCCCAGTTCAACGAACTCACCCCCGCCGAGCAGGCCCGCATGCGCACTGTCGCCAAGCCCGTCATCGACAAGTTCGCCGCTCAGTACGACCCCGCCATCGTCAAGATCTACAACGACGAGCTCGCACGCATCCGCAAGGAATGA
- a CDS encoding PQQ-binding-like beta-propeller repeat protein, with protein sequence MKPKSLVTLLISCGVLASPLLITACGGSSGGGTPAFPVVPAPPAPPPPGPGAPPPPPPAPATPSANLSDCCTAGDKDFPKVGGNLGNQNYSSLAKIDKAQVAKLGGAWVNQIEGGMATGNNQSTTVVVDGVIYIESALGNVIAVDGKTGLTKWKWTTPYGSITRRGVAVAKDLGLVFTVASGNRLVALRTDTGAIAWIKQYPSSATDPDYQGALQKVALVYHDKRLFLGTNDGSRGAAFSADALTGKVLTSFWGVPRAGEIGYDTWGGAAESDRAGATPWIHPAVDPELGLIYWTFGNVRGGSSQNGSARPGLNLFANSIVALDLKTGEYKWHFQSVHHDIWDMDNVMSPVLADVKIDGKDRKVVIYGSKTGMYYILDRKDGSAPLGIDEVPVKQDARQASWPTQPLPRQGAWTETCIVDQPLGTAIPGDPNRAVPNYVKGCLYDAHWDVPILSIPGHGGGANWNHQAFSQRTGLVYTGMGYVSAAHSLTESSNGLRPPGTYMTGAVVAVDPSTNLVKWKKQMPYSLAHGNGILATASNLLFIGQPDGNLLAMDANDGSELWRFQTGAAISASPIAYEIDGEQYVAVYSGGTGIPYGDSAPRGDRLWAFKVGGTVMPPATPTPPVVRRPVSGSAVEGAALPTPNTVFLARVQTPANEPGATESTAVNAMTPTFMRVPANTTVTFTNPAANANTHCATQFFEGRFNFRLAPGQSATHTFDAPGEYFYNDCHSPRPTGKIVVY encoded by the coding sequence ATGAAACCAAAGTCATTGGTCACGCTGCTCATTTCCTGCGGCGTGCTCGCATCGCCACTGCTGATCACCGCATGCGGCGGCTCATCGGGCGGGGGCACGCCCGCCTTCCCGGTGGTGCCCGCACCGCCCGCGCCGCCGCCTCCCGGCCCCGGCGCACCACCGCCGCCACCGCCCGCACCCGCCACGCCCTCGGCGAACCTGTCGGACTGCTGCACCGCGGGCGACAAGGACTTCCCCAAGGTCGGCGGCAACCTCGGCAACCAGAACTACTCCAGCCTTGCGAAGATCGACAAGGCCCAGGTCGCCAAGCTCGGCGGCGCATGGGTCAACCAGATCGAAGGCGGCATGGCCACCGGCAACAACCAGAGCACGACGGTGGTGGTCGACGGCGTCATCTACATCGAGTCGGCGCTCGGCAACGTGATCGCGGTCGATGGCAAGACCGGCCTCACGAAATGGAAGTGGACGACGCCCTACGGCTCGATCACCCGCCGCGGCGTGGCGGTCGCGAAGGACCTGGGCCTGGTCTTCACCGTGGCCAGCGGCAACCGCCTCGTGGCGTTGCGCACCGACACCGGCGCCATCGCCTGGATCAAGCAGTACCCGAGCAGCGCCACCGACCCCGACTACCAGGGCGCGCTGCAGAAGGTGGCGCTGGTCTATCACGACAAGCGCCTCTTCCTCGGCACGAACGACGGCAGCCGCGGCGCCGCGTTCTCGGCCGATGCGCTCACCGGCAAGGTGCTGACTTCGTTCTGGGGCGTGCCGCGCGCCGGTGAGATCGGCTATGACACCTGGGGCGGCGCGGCCGAGTCCGACCGCGCGGGCGCCACGCCGTGGATCCATCCCGCGGTGGACCCGGAGCTCGGCCTCATCTACTGGACCTTCGGCAACGTGCGCGGCGGCTCGTCGCAGAACGGATCCGCGCGCCCGGGCCTGAACCTGTTCGCCAATTCCATCGTCGCGCTCGACCTGAAGACCGGCGAATACAAGTGGCACTTCCAGTCGGTGCACCACGACATCTGGGACATGGACAACGTGATGTCGCCCGTGCTCGCGGACGTGAAGATCGACGGCAAGGACCGCAAGGTCGTCATCTACGGCAGCAAGACCGGCATGTACTACATCCTCGATCGCAAGGACGGCAGCGCGCCGCTGGGCATCGACGAAGTGCCGGTGAAGCAGGACGCCCGCCAGGCGAGCTGGCCCACGCAGCCGCTGCCGCGCCAGGGCGCATGGACCGAGACCTGCATCGTCGATCAGCCGCTGGGCACCGCCATCCCCGGCGACCCGAACCGCGCCGTGCCCAACTACGTGAAGGGTTGCCTCTACGACGCGCACTGGGACGTGCCGATCCTCTCCATCCCGGGACACGGCGGCGGCGCGAACTGGAACCACCAGGCCTTCAGCCAGCGCACCGGTCTCGTCTACACGGGCATGGGCTACGTGTCGGCCGCGCACTCGCTCACCGAGTCGAGCAACGGCCTGCGCCCGCCGGGCACCTACATGACGGGCGCGGTGGTGGCGGTCGATCCGAGCACCAACCTCGTGAAGTGGAAGAAGCAGATGCCGTACTCGCTCGCGCACGGCAACGGCATCCTGGCCACCGCCTCGAACCTGCTCTTCATCGGCCAGCCCGACGGCAACCTGCTCGCGATGGACGCCAACGACGGCAGCGAGCTGTGGCGCTTCCAGACCGGCGCTGCCATCAGCGCGAGCCCGATCGCCTACGAGATCGACGGCGAGCAGTACGTCGCGGTGTACTCGGGCGGCACGGGCATTCCGTACGGCGACTCGGCACCGCGCGGCGATCGCTTGTGGGCCTTCAAGGTCGGCGGCACGGTGATGCCACCCGCGACGCCAACGCCGCCCGTCGTGCGCCGGCCAGTGTCCGGATCGGCGGTGGAGGGCGCTGCGCTGCCGACGCCCAACACCGTGTTCCTCGCGCGTGTGCAAACGCCGGCGAACGAGCCCGGTGCCACGGAGTCGACCGCGGTGAATGCGATGACGCCGACCTTCATGCGCGTGCCGGCGAACACCACGGTGACCTTCACCAATCCGGCCGCGAATGCCAACACGCACTGCGCGACGCAGTTCTTCGAAGGACGGTTCAACTTCCGCCTGGCACCGGGCCAATCGGCGACCCACACCTTCGATGCGCCCGGCGAGTACTTCTACAACGACTGCCATAGCCCGCGTCCTACGGGCAAGATCGTCGTATATTGA
- the pqqA gene encoding pyrroloquinoline quinone precursor peptide PqqA — protein sequence MKWCKPEFEEMRFGFEITMYISAR from the coding sequence ATGAAATGGTGCAAACCTGAGTTCGAAGAAATGCGTTTCGGCTTCGAGATCACGATGTACATCTCCGCTCGCTGA
- a CDS encoding ThuA domain-containing protein translates to MKYSRSFLFGLASTAALALAVTACGGGSDGGPSFAGFPIQPVAPAAPNQPTTPTDEVPVPPTDPVAEADDSFDPYYNVCRGTNPKCYNDWGAFATTPDRVLVYSRTAGPRHAVLGTPMGTGLNPTMNPDNIMQAGLVRMLSAEGITVDWTEDVAVLGSRINNYKAIIFASSNRDTLWNGAVTTSQDAARTALRNYMRRGGGFVGLHNAFGAEYNWPYYEGLLGNANFYNHGPNRAGDVEIVSDDPSTKDVPKRFSFQDEWYNLAPFPTKVKFLAKVDTSTLKPLTSAPHPGHADFHPVAWCQYYDGGRAWLTTLGHNAHSFTADLSGVGAIEFQKLVVQGVKSAMGLTPFCTE, encoded by the coding sequence TTGAAATATTCCAGATCATTTCTCTTCGGACTTGCATCGACCGCGGCGCTCGCGCTGGCGGTGACCGCCTGCGGTGGCGGCAGCGACGGCGGTCCGTCGTTCGCGGGCTTTCCGATCCAGCCGGTGGCGCCGGCCGCGCCCAACCAGCCGACGACGCCGACCGACGAAGTGCCGGTGCCGCCGACCGACCCCGTGGCCGAGGCGGACGACAGCTTCGACCCCTACTACAACGTGTGCCGCGGCACCAATCCCAAGTGCTACAACGACTGGGGCGCATTCGCCACCACGCCCGATCGCGTGCTGGTGTACTCGCGCACCGCAGGCCCGCGCCATGCCGTGCTCGGCACGCCGATGGGCACAGGCCTGAACCCGACGATGAACCCGGACAACATCATGCAGGCCGGCCTGGTGCGCATGCTGTCAGCCGAAGGCATCACCGTCGACTGGACGGAAGACGTCGCGGTGCTCGGCAGCCGCATCAACAACTACAAGGCGATCATCTTCGCGAGCTCGAACCGCGACACCTTGTGGAACGGCGCGGTCACGACGAGCCAGGACGCGGCGCGTACCGCACTGCGCAACTACATGCGCCGCGGCGGCGGCTTCGTCGGCCTGCACAACGCCTTCGGCGCCGAATACAACTGGCCGTACTACGAAGGCCTGCTGGGCAACGCGAACTTCTACAACCACGGACCGAACCGCGCGGGCGACGTCGAGATCGTCTCGGACGATCCGTCGACCAAGGACGTGCCCAAGCGCTTCTCCTTCCAGGACGAGTGGTACAACCTCGCGCCTTTCCCGACGAAGGTGAAGTTCCTCGCCAAGGTCGACACGTCCACGCTGAAGCCGCTCACCTCGGCGCCGCACCCCGGCCACGCGGACTTCCATCCGGTCGCCTGGTGCCAGTACTACGACGGCGGCCGCGCATGGCTCACCACCCTCGGCCACAACGCGCACTCGTTCACCGCCGACCTCTCGGGCGTCGGCGCCATCGAGTTCCAGAAGCTGGTCGTGCAGGGCGTCAAGTCGGCGATGGGCCTCACGCCCTTCTGCACCGAGTAA
- the pqqB gene encoding pyrroloquinoline quinone biosynthesis protein PqqB, producing MKILVLGSGAGGGFPQWNCNCRLCAGQRTGEVRASPRTQSSIAVSANGDDWVLLNASPDIGAQLRASKALHPRPRHGVRHSPIQAVVLMDSQIDHVAGLLSLREGQRLQLYCTPESYEDLTGSLPLLKALDKYCGVTWHPMPLEPGGGARHEIAGLRLQAVPVPGKAPPYSPRRQTEARSDNAAVLIEDPATGKRVLYAPGLAQVGDAERKSLDACDCVLVDGTFWTEDEMLTAGLGTKRAADMGHLPQCDGPHGPGMLKALDACAAKRKVLIHINNSNPILDEDSAERAELTRRGIEVAFDGMELEI from the coding sequence ATGAAGATATTGGTTCTAGGTTCGGGGGCGGGCGGTGGCTTCCCGCAATGGAATTGCAACTGCCGCCTGTGCGCGGGCCAGCGAACCGGCGAGGTGCGGGCAAGCCCTCGCACCCAAAGCTCCATCGCGGTGTCCGCCAATGGCGACGACTGGGTGCTGCTCAATGCATCGCCCGACATCGGCGCGCAGCTGCGCGCGTCGAAGGCGCTACACCCGCGGCCACGCCACGGCGTGCGCCACTCGCCGATCCAGGCGGTGGTGCTTATGGACTCGCAGATCGATCATGTCGCAGGCCTTCTGAGCCTGCGCGAAGGACAGCGGCTGCAGCTCTACTGCACGCCCGAGTCGTACGAAGACCTCACCGGCAGCCTTCCGCTCCTGAAGGCGCTCGACAAATACTGCGGCGTCACCTGGCACCCGATGCCGCTCGAGCCCGGCGGCGGCGCCCGGCACGAGATTGCCGGCCTGCGCCTGCAAGCGGTGCCCGTGCCCGGCAAGGCGCCGCCGTATTCGCCGCGCCGCCAGACCGAGGCGCGCAGCGACAACGCGGCCGTGCTCATCGAAGACCCGGCCACCGGCAAGCGCGTGCTCTACGCACCGGGCCTCGCACAGGTCGGCGATGCCGAGCGCAAGAGCCTCGACGCCTGCGACTGCGTCCTCGTCGACGGCACCTTCTGGACCGAAGACGAAATGCTCACCGCGGGCCTGGGCACCAAGCGCGCGGCCGACATGGGCCACCTGCCGCAGTGCGATGGACCGCACGGCCCCGGCATGCTGAAGGCACTCGATGCCTGCGCTGCAAAACGCAAGGTGCTCATCCACATCAACAACAGCAATCCCATCCTCGACGAAGACAGCGCGGAGCGCGCGGAACTCACGCGCCGCGGCATCGAGGTCGCGTTCGACGGCATGGAACTGGAGATCTGA
- the pqqD gene encoding pyrroloquinoline quinone biosynthesis peptide chaperone PqqD, translating into MTTQWTDSAQPSIGTMYRLQWEDAQQCHVLLFPEGMIKLNGPAAEILKRCDGKTSVAALVADLETTFGEADLRADVIEFLEQAHGRHWIR; encoded by the coding sequence ATGACCACGCAATGGACCGACAGCGCACAGCCGTCGATCGGCACGATGTACCGGCTGCAATGGGAGGACGCGCAGCAATGCCATGTGCTGCTGTTCCCCGAGGGGATGATCAAGTTGAACGGGCCGGCCGCGGAAATCCTCAAGCGTTGCGACGGAAAAACTTCCGTGGCCGCGCTCGTCGCTGACCTGGAGACCACCTTCGGCGAAGCCGACCTGCGGGCCGACGTGATCGAGTTCCTGGAGCAGGCCCATGGACGCCACTGGATCCGCTGA